Proteins encoded by one window of Panicum virgatum strain AP13 chromosome 7N, P.virgatum_v5, whole genome shotgun sequence:
- the LOC120683608 gene encoding uncharacterized protein LOC120683608: MHNEFCIMQVHNGPLNTDRHFWRCPRAWYSHQPKNCGFTRWVDPPAIDPYQTYIAYLEDFIDKLKQELAKALVLADRLSSEDDGEPKSASPSSMVFKTNTGCVDEWCCP; encoded by the exons ATGCACAATGAGTTCTGCATAATGCAAGTTCACAATGGACCTTTAAACACCGATCGTCACTTCTGGCGCTGCCCACGAGCATGG TACTCCCACCAACCAAAGAACTGCGGTTTCACGAGATGGGTGGATCCCCCAGCTATTGATCCATATCAAACCTACATCGCCTACCTCGAGGACTTCATCGACAAGCTGAAGCAGGAGCTCGCGAAGGCACTGGTTCTTGCAGATCGCTTGTCAAGCGAAGACGACGGAGAACCAAAGTCAGCTTCCCCCTCGTCTATGGTGTTCAAGACGAATACCGGTTGTGTGGACGAGTGGTGCTGCCCAT AG